The region ggagcTCCAGTCTGGACCAGGAGGAGCCAGAgacccccccacacattaaagaggaacatgAGGAACTCTGGACCAGacgggagggagagcagcttcaagggccggaggaggctgatatcaccaagttcctaTTCACTCCTGTTcttgtgaagagtgaagatgatgaagagaaaccTCAATCAttacagcttcatcaaagacaaactgaacagatgaaaacaaaatcTGATGAAGAGGATTGTAGAGGACAAGAACCAGCGAGGGACTCAGATGCAGATAGACATCCAGAACCTGATACTGTTGACAAGACCaaagactcttctgaacctgagactgaagACGACgatgattggaaggagaccagagaacctcagtcaggttTAAGCTCTTTGAAAAGTGCTGTTGAGCAACCATTTCGCTGCTCCGAGTGTGGAAGAGGATTTGGCAAAAGTGGAAATCTGAAGAGGCACATGACATCTcatacaggagaaaaacctttcaacTGCTCAGTTTGTGGTGAAGGGTTCGGACAGAAGGTACAGCTGACACAACACATGGCACATCACACCGGAGAAagacctttcagctgctcagtctgtaagaaatcttttgtACAGAGTGgatatatacagagacacatgaGGATGCACACCggagagaaacctttcagctgctcagtttgtgatAAAAGATATTTTCGCAAGGAAGGTCTGGAgacacacatgagaactcatacaggagaaagacctttcagctgctcagtctgtaagaaatcgtTTACACAGACGGGgaatttacagaaacacatgagaatccacacaggagagaaacctttcaATTGCTCCGTTTGTGGTAAAACATTCAGCACCAAGGCACAACTGACACAACACACGATGACACACACAGgggaaaaacctttcagctgctcagtgtgTGGCAAAACATTCAGCCAGAAGTCGGTATTACGGTTGCATATTAATATTCATACAGGAGAGCAACCGTTTTGTTGCTCAGTTTGTGGTAAAGGATTCTATCGCAAGGAAACCCTGGTTCGTCACGCGAGAACCCACACAGAGGAGATACCGTTCAGCtgcagctgatggagaggaccgtggaggaccagaaccagccaggaactcggCTCCAGATAGACATCTACAACCTGATACTGTTGACAAAACTCAAGACTTTTCTAGGGTTCCCACTGTCAGGAAAAGAACCTGGAGAAGTCATGGAATTAGTAACATCCTGGAGAAGTAAAGTTTTGGAAAACActagaatcttttttttttttttttttttaataaaattgtTAAAGTAATCTTCTGTGGATAACCTTCCACATAATAGCAAATATATTTTCTGTAGCTGCTGACATATATGCATAtagattatgtgtgtgtgtgtacatacatacacacacaattctgcatatgaatgcagaatctgtaggCAACGGGACACAATTTTGGTATTGGAAGCATTCTATTTTTTTTCGTTTGTAGTCAGAGTATAACCAATTATGTTTGAGCGGGCTTTGGATGCATGCAGGCAAACAGTTCATTTGGAGAGCTAAAGAGCACATTGGCCGAAAAGCATTTATATCGTTAATAgcgattaaaaacaaaacattgcaaCGGTGAATAATTGTTCCGTTTCTTTTGCTGTTGTAAGCTCATTTGTGTACGAGCATGCATGTGAACAGCACCCTCCTAGCCCCCAACAATAGTGCTCACGGTGTAATTTCGAACACTGCCTTCATACGCATGTtgcagcattgtttttttagacTTGCATCCATAAATAAGTTTATAATCAAATGCATGAAGAATAAACTGCTACGGTTCTGTTTCCCTCCTGCTTAACATAGCTACTGTCAGGGGAGAGGGAGGCCTTTTATTTTGTACTGAAGttaattttttgttattacagaggtAAAGTCCCAcaaaggtaccgttgggtactgGCACCGAATTTCAGGTACTGGTACTGGAAAGAAATGTGAagagtacccaaccctactgtcAGACTGAAACAAGTGcttttttctaaaataaagGACAAGTATTTGAAGTGAAAGTTTTAAAGTGAAAGTCTTGCCAGTTGACTGAAAATATAAAAGCCTGACTCCATATTGTTATGTTGAAATCTACATTTTGACCTGCAGAGGGCAGACATGAGCCAATCAAACATTTCTGATCTCTGCAGTAGCTAATGAGGAATATTTTGAATGCCACACCAAACCACAAAGTTGTAAAAATGTCCTTAATGTAAAAGGAGATGAGAAATGTAGATTAAATAATAGTTTACCATTGAAGAGAATTACAACCCAGGTAAAACTGTCATTGTGAAGACTGGAtgttaaacagaaataaacatttcTGCAAAAAGTCAGTgttaaaaagacaaaattatGATATTGCATTGGGGTGTCTATAATTTGTAATAATACAATGAAGGAAGAAAATCCATCTACTTTAAGAAGCTCTATGAAGTTTATCAAATCTGAATGGACCACACAGCTATTcagtttagtctttttttaattgaaaacatAAGTTTGTTCAAGAAGTGTACAGcatgaaaatatacatttaatgTCTTCATACAAATATTGTGGATTATAAAATTATACTGAGGAACCAGAACAAACATCCACACAAACATTAATATACAGGCGTTGTATCTGCAGGAGCAAATTATAATGTGCGACATTGCTTTGGTCTATTCACAGTggctatgtttttatttttttgagatGGACAGACATCTCTGGAAGAAAGTTAATGATTTGTCAGGGTTATTTACAGAGGACGATAATTCAATCAGCAGTAAtagaggaacaaaaaaaaaaagtcggtTGGTCCTGTTGCACAGGGAAGTACAAAtgaaacagattttaaaaaggTTGGCAGAAAAAGTCATGTCATGTTTAAAATAGTTTCACTTTACACCCAAACACCCATCATTCAGTGCATACTTTCCCCTTCAGTGAATGAAAAATCACCCACACAGTAATTCATCTTTTACAACCTCTAGAAGTATTTTGTCTAATTCTCAAATACATAATTTAGTACTGTGACACACTTGTGTTATTCTTTTGGTCTTATGCAAGTGTAGGACTATCAATGGATTTAAAACAATAGGAATGGGCGATATAAGAAATTTGTCAACCTTTACAGATTGTCATTTTACCGTGGTCGCTATCCCTTTTATATCCAATTGTAAAACTGATTCTTACCTCTTGAGGACTTGCAACTCCCAGCTGACATTGGGACACACCCTGGACAGGtcaccagccaatcacagagctgACACAAACAGCCATTCCCGCTCATATTCACACCTACGGGTAATTTAGCTaacctgcatgtctttggactATGTGAGGAGAAACCTGGAGAACTAAGGTAAGCTAACACAGGGATCGTCTcgctttgtcagaccttcctccacagcgctgcggagcagggtctggctagtccacacagcattccgggatggtagaaaaacgtgttctggttgattggcatttctttaaaccaatcacaattgtcttgggcggtgctaagcaccgggaacAGCCGCGGTGCCGCTGCTAGATaccctcaggaaggaacttgttttggtggaacgtgtacgttcaaaagttgttttagtcgtgcaacagaaaactcagattggacagatagtctagctagctgtctgggtttaccctgcagagatctgaggagcagttaaccatagtcctcagaaatccaccggagtttagaacgccaacacaaaaaaagcgtaaggtaacggatatctggcctaaaGAAGAATGCtaatctgaaaacattttattgagccATTTACCTTTTCGGGTTAGGGTCGCCTCGTCGCTgtgaaaattgattttttttctgaacatttacaatatcatatacagtacattaatatTGTCGTATATAATTACATATACCGTGGTTGAAGATTGTATCCGTAACGCCACTCCTACACTATAGGAAAATAGATTGAATCCGATCATCTGAGCATGTTTTAAAAGGTGGCCTAGAGACCATACATGTGTGACAGAGAAAAGCTGCCATGTGAAAGCACTGAAAACGTGCACTGGATGTAAGGTGTTAAGGTAGAATTTCATCCAgatatcagtgttttttttttttttttacattaaaccgTAGAGATGTTTGATATTATTTCCACCATTGAGGACCGTGATATGAGAGAATGAAATTGTCGAGGCTTAACTTTGTTATTCTCTAACTGGACCTAacattataaaaacaacaaatttgTGCCATATGATGAAACATCTCCTGTTTGCACTTGCTCGTCATGATTAGAGTGCAGCCACCGTCGTCAGCACTTTGCTCTGATTCACTCACTCTTATGACATGCTGAATGTGTGGTGTCCCACGTTTACTGTCAATTGAAAACAAGCGTGGGCTCCAGCTAAATTAACTGCACTAATGAGAACTGACTGCTAACACAGAGTGGAAGTGTAGCATGGAAGGTGGAGTCATAACCATCTCAGGAGGAGAGTGAAAGGTTGGGTGAAGTTACTCATACACAACTAATTCTCCTACAAACACCTAAAACTGGGAAAGATGTCTAGTTAGTCACAGACATTAATGGAGTGGCAGAGGTGGCCTACTAACGACTAATAGAGGTCATTGGCTTGGAAGTAAGACTCCTTGGAGAAAAATACCAATGAGGCAGAACTAAAGTGTAGCTGATTTTACactgcagggtttttttttgttttttttttacatttgtgatATCTGCTTGTTTGTCATCTTAACAAACGACACAAACGAGATCAGATCTGCCACATGTAGGTGAAAAGAAATATCTAGCTGACAGTAGTGCAAATCAAAAGATGTGCGAGACAAGGGTTAAATTTCAGTGGCGGCGATCTCATCAAAGTTGATCTCATTGCCGCTGCCTTcgtcctcctctctgctctccagTTCCTGGCTGAGCTCCTGCAGGAGCTGCTCCAGCTCTCGGTTCCTGCGATACATCTGCACATAgttctgctgcagctgcttctGGTAGCGGATAACTTTGTCCTTCTCCTCCTGCCATATCCTGCGCTCCTCCTCGAAGCCTCCCGTTTGCTGCTCGGCCCACTGACGCTCATGGGCCAGCTCGGCCCTCATCCTGTCCATCTGCACCTTCATGTTCTGCAGGGCCTCGCTGCTGCTCTGCCGCTGGGCCTTCGCCTCATCACTCTCATAGGCGAGCAGGTGTTCCTCCACCTCATGGAACACCTGACACTGTCTGTTTCCTGTGCCCTGATTGGCCAAAGCATCTCTGAGGTGAGCCAACTCTCCCTCAAGGCGTCCAACCTTTTCTCTGAGTAGCTCCGCTTCGCTCTTGCGACGCTGAAGCTCGTTTTCACACACTTCCAGCTCCAGGGTTCGTGTGCGGGTCGTGCCGTGGGCCTCCTGGAGCAGGACCTGGGTGTTTGTCAGCTCGCCACGAGTCTCTCGGAGTTGACCCCGCAGTGAGACGATCTCTCCCACGCGCTGGGCTAACTCTCCCTGCACGTCCTTCAGCTGCTGCTTCAGCAATGAGATTTCCCCTGACTTCTGACAGACCTGACGGGAGAAGAGAAACCGTTCAGGATGTGGATTCAGCTCTGTAAAGCGATGGTATTTTTTGGTTCACATGCTAATCAATGAAGAAAAGTAAAATTATTTGTATTAACCTTTATCATGCCAATTGTTTTTTGCTAAAAAAATGAGTAACTTAATGAATTGGTTATCAAAATGGTTGCTGATGTTATCTTGATTGATTAATCAGCTAATAGTTTCAGAtctaaaaataacaacaaaactaatagAAGTCTTATTAAAAACCTCTCCTGAGGGCTAACGTAAACCTTTATTGAGCAACACATGACAGCACTTCTATTGATGTTGGAATTTCCTCAGTTTGAAGCACCTTATCACTTAACTGAATTTCAATAAATTGCATGTGATCTCAATAAGGATCTGAAAGGCTCTACTTGAACATGAGCTGCATGCCTCACACCCTGGTTGATGTGTCTAACTCTACTGGTCTACAAAATTCACTGAAACCACAGTGACTCATATTTTCCTTGTCAGCAGAAGTCTGTAATAACAGCTGAATAATTAAAGAGGTTTCATATATCCTTCCTGTATGAAAAATTATCTCGGGGAGATCTTTAGACTTCTAAAAATTACTCCTTGTGGCACAATTTATTATCTCAAACAGCAGAGGATTAATCATATTATTGATCCGTATCCGAAGCCTATAAAAGACACAGAGGCAGCCTTTTCCATTGGTTTGCATGACTGATTGGTCTGATGATAACCGATTCTTTGCGTCCTATCCTATTTAAGGTTCTTCCTCCTGCTATCACATGAACAAACCCCTAACTATGTTACAGTTATGGCTGTGACAAGGGCTCCATGAGCTCACCATCCGCAAGACCTTTAATGCTACATTTTGTCAACGCTTCCCCTTCCCGCATCACATGAACGAAAGATGATAGAGCATCCTGTTCAATTCCATTTCGTTTAATTGGGGAAATAAACGTATCCATAAATATATTATGGAGAAGCTGCCATGGTCCGATTGACGCTCAATAataaaagtcatggtatagtatgtgcAGTGCTTAAAGCAATATGAGTAATGCTGAGTTTAGAGGATGGGAAATGGTCAAATCAAAAAGGATGGCACTGTGATAAACTTGAACTTCACAGCCCAAacattttttcttattattttactGAAAAAAATATCCCTCAATTGAAGATGCGAGTCAGTTTAAGAACCTCCTGTTGTGCCGCTCACCTCCCACTTGCTCTCCTCCAGTCGAGGCCCCAGCTGGATCTTCTCGTGCTCATAGGAGGTGCAGCGCTCATctagctgctccctctcctTCAGAAGCTGAGCAAAgtcctcctgcagcttcttcttctcctgctGGAGCTGATAAACCTGCGGCCATGACACAGCCGGCATCAGACTTAGCAATTTTTAGAAGGACCCGGTCTTAAAAGGGTTGCTATGATGTTGATTGCAGATGTAATGGATGCAAGCAAATGACAGCAACTCACATATGGTTTGGTCTTGCTTTAAAGTTAACTAATTTCTGGCaactaatatttttttattaaatgctaCACACAGCCCTGCAGGAGCTTCACCTCAATCGAAACATCAAGACTATTATTGGTTTTTCTACTCTTATTGCTAGAAGATTTAAAAAGGAGAGACATGAATCCTCCAACTTTTGGTTTGGGGATTAAAGAATTAATTAACTTCTTCTGAGAATATCTTATATGCCACAAGCCGCAACACATTCTAGTTTTACACAACATGGAagctgatcatttatttagatAAGATAGGTTCATGTACAATTTGAATATAGGACTATTAGAAACAAGCTGGCGTGTTTCTAATTACTACAGATATTGACTTTGGCACAAAATGCTTGAAATTCATTGAGTAAGCTACTTAGATGACAAAGTtttaacataaatacatttgggGCTCTGACCAGTACTGATGTTTTGTTCCAtcttttactgtatttgtagaAAAAGGCAGCACCATTGGTGTGTAGTAGAACCTGATCAAGCCTTTTGTTCTGACCTGCAACTGAAGCACCTGCTGTGCACGCTGGGCCTTCTGCGAGGCTACCTGCATCCTGGTGGCACAGCCCTGCCTCAGCTCCTCCAGCTCCAGCTCGAAGCGCTTCTGCTTCTCCTCATAAACCTGCAACCAAAGACGGAACAACAAATCCATGAGGATTTACCGTACAAAAGAAAAGATCCTGTCATTGAAAGAGGaattatttacacattcagattcTCTCCAACAGAGCTTGATTGAAATGTAAAGAAATACGTGAAAGTGAGAGTAAGACATAAGAAAACTACATAAGCATGGATTTTAAAGCTACAGAAACTTTTAGCCGAAACagattcttgttttttttactacaaaCTCCCGGGGGAGAGGACAAAGTGAAAACACTCCTCAAGGTGTCAAGTCTATCTACCAACCTGACAAATGGCAGCTTCATTCTCATCCAGGTTGTCTCGgagttgcagtagctccagctctctctccctcagctTGTCCTCCAGGTCCCTCACCACCCCCTCATAACCCTCAACCGGGCCAGGGGAGCGCCCGCTGGACCCGCTGTCAGAAAGAGGCTGTCCTCGGCCACTTATGGAGCCAGAGCCTGTACTCTTACTGGAAGACGAACGCCCACTGTCTGAGTTAGAGTGTCCGTGTCCACTGACTGGCGGAGCGCTTTTCATGGGCTCCAGGTGGCTAGCAGAGGCCTCTCCTGATGCCAGACTGTAGCCGCCGCTGTTGTAAGGTGGGAGACTGGAGAGGGAGTTGCGTCCGGAGTCTGTCAGTTGGCCGGAATGGCTGCTGCCGCCGCCACCGCCACTGTTACGACCTCTGCTGTAGGAGCTGCTTTTCTCAGAGCAGGAGGGCGACGCCTCTATGTGCGTTGGGCTCAGCAGATTCAGGTTGTTTTGGCTTTCTGATATGTTGGCACAATGGCGAGGGGAGAGGTATTGCATGGAAGTACGGTTCTTGGGAATGACCGGTTTGAAGGCAGTGGGCCGCAGCACTGTTTTCTCCATGTTCTAGAAAAGGAATATAAAGAAGGATGAGTATTAAAAAGGCAGGAAGGCAAGGATTTAAATTACTTTATTCAAAGACTCACCTTCTCTAGTTTTCCTGACACAGGGATCAGTTTTGGAGGAGGCCCCCCCATGTTCCCGTTCAATTGGGATCCTTTAGTCTCGTCTGCGTCACTTCCTGGGCTGGCACGTGTTACGTGGTTGTCATTCCAGTCGCCTACATAGTCCTCATTCAGATAGGTATAGTTCCCATTCCCACTCTCCTTCTCCAGCTCCCTGCTGGACGTCATGGAGTTCTGTTTCTGAATGGTCTGCAATAATAAGGAGTCCAGAGGCGACTCAGAGCCCAGGCAGGAGGCACCTGGGGTGGGCCGTCGGACCCTGGCTCCCAGCTCAACCACAGATCGGTGGTCCTCGTAGTTGCCGGGGCGGGTGGCGATGAGGCTGCTGACAGAACCCATAGTATCCAGAGTGGAGGGTGGTGCGTTGATAGGGGATGAAGATCCGGAGGGGTGTCTCCTGCGGGATCCTCCACTGAGGCCTGGGTTGTGGGGCTCAGCAGATATGGGCAGAGCCTGAACCAGGGCCATGGTGGCAGCTCAGAGGGGTCACTCGCTCTGAGAGAGAAACAGGACAGTGTGAGTCTCACAAAGATGATGTGTTAAAATTGTTTTGTAAGAGAGGTCTCCAAGTCAAAGGGGCAAGTCTCAATTCACCTGAGAACAAGTCCAAAGTCTTAAAATACTAATAGGAAGTATTTAGTGCAACAAGACAAGTCAAGTGTCAATTTTTGTAATAATCTAAGGATAAGTTTCAAGTCATTTCAGACAAGTCCAACTTAAGTCTTGAGTTTTGCAATTAGTCTTAAATTAATCAAAACAAGGCCGACTCCTTGAGACTTGCAAAAGCACATCTCAAGGAAGGTTTCACGTCAAGTGTTAATTCATAGAAAACagagtctcaagtcaagtctcaggtCCTTCAGTACAGGACCAGTCACAAGTCTTCATAAGCAAACTGCTAGTGATTTGTAAGTGTATCAGTTCTCTGATTGCCGACCATTAAAAAtactattttaacattttacggTCAAATATGCCTTTTTTAGATAGCTGACACAAAAACCTCTTGCTGTGATATTTAATCATCTCATCTAGGAAACTAAATACTGGTTGAAAtggcatgtttttctcccagatATTAATGAGGTCAAATTCTAGCTGTTCAAGCTCCATCCAAGGAATCTTTCTACAAGCAACCACGACAGAGGCAAATATCCCACAAGTCCATGGTGGCCCACACACAGAGAACCAGTACAGGCCATTCATGAAGCCCATTCAAGCAGCACAAACAGGGCTTGAGGCATGAGGCTTGTGAGGCATGAGGCTGCAGAAGAAAAGGGTTTCTTTTCATTTGAGATGTAAAATGGCTCCCAACATGCTGGCATTTCCCCTGACAGCAACAAAGGCTACTGTCTACACACATCATATCAGCCCTAGGAATGACTAAAAGTTTATAACTGTGGATAATAGAAACACAGAGAAGAGGAGACAGGTTGAACTTGCTATGATACTCAGGAGGTGAGCCTTTAAAGTTGCTGAGTAAATCTAACCCTGCGCAGAAATATAATATAGTTGCGAGGAATAATATAGTTGCGAGGAATAATATAGTTGCGAGGAATAATATAACAACGTAGGAGGCACAAGCACTTACTGTTTCACTCGCTCACTCTCACAGGACTGCTGGTAAATATTGACACTATTAACAGGCACATACCGACCATGATGTCAACAATTTATCCCGTGGATGGTGAACAGTAGAGTGTTGTGTGAAGAACAATGGCCAACAGGACACATGATGAGGTCATAGTGACAATGGATaacacaccaaacagcagaGCCACCCTCCGACTACAGAGTCACAGAATACAAGGATATCCGACTGACGGGTGCATCCTGTCCTTGAGTTTCAGACTTGTCTAGCAAGTCACACAACATATGATCGAAGGATTGATTTAAAGTATGGCAAGACTGCAGTTCCCACTACGTCACTCGCAAATTTGTTTGTTACTGAATCAGTGTAGCAATGTAGGAAAACAACAAGGACTTCCCCTCTTGTTTCACCTAATCTGTAACCCTCTTAACCTGGGGGAGAAGACTGTCCATGTTCGCTAATAAGGTGAAAGAAGGGTTGACTGACAGCAGGCATGCTGGCCAGACACACTTCTGGACTCCACCTGCCAGGACAGGGCCATGCCAAGTCATTTTCCAACCTGCCAAGTTTACAGAGAGCCTACGAGGCTACAACTGCGATTTAACTGCGATTACCACACATTAATTAGCTTACTCAATGTCGGGCTGATCCCTACTTAGACTCATAATAACGGACTGAGACAAATCTGTTCTGCAATATGTTGTTATGATATGTAAACCCTCTGAAAATATAAGGAAATTGTGGTACTTTTTTCTGTCATAGACGTGGTACAGTTTTACAAATTTAACAGAAAGTCAAAAAATACGTACTGTAGAAAATCTCAAATCTATTTGCTCCCTCACGGGACAGGCTGAAAATGAGACTAGAAATGCTCTGTCCATTCATACTGTATACTTCAAttactgtgtctgtgttgataTGAAGGAAAATGTCACGTTAACGACAGCAGGAGCACCATGTGGTGTTTGGGAGACAGAATTAACGGTCCTAATGAGTAGAGCCTGGAGGATTAATCTTCTTCTCTATGCACTGAGAAAAGCTAATTAGTCCATGATGATATTTATTACATATAATCCTTTCTGAATAAGAGGAAAGCAGACCAACTACGGTGTGAACTCTCGTCTATAGAGTTTAGCTGTCAGAGAAAGTCCTCATACTCAAAATGATAATTCTTCACAACAAAGATCTGAAACATGAATCACGGAGGAACCAAACTCTACAGGTGATTGCAATGAAAAGTGTTCTCCTCGCTAGTTTAATGCAGCACTCAGTGAGCTCACCTGGAGTTCAGTAGGGAGAACAAAAATAATCCCCATCATGAAATATGGAGAGCCAGAGGAAGAGGCTGCATCACTGATGGGTTTTAAAACTTATTCTGAACGCTTCTCACCAATACATTTGCATAATTTTCCCAATTTAACTTTATAATAAACTTGTTTCATTCCTATTTGCTCTCATGCTCTATGCATTTTGCTAGatgttcatttattcattcatgtagtgggcataaatgaaaatgaaaaatattgtcAGATTATTACTGTTGTTTCTCAGCGTTTCATAGTTTATTAAAATCATGTTCTTTTCTTTGTGCATTTAAACTGAAGATTgagattttaaatgtattacagTGATCTTAGAAAGCGGAATAAGACACATTTAATCTCCCTCTCTGTGCATTTTTCAAGTTGTGCTGCTGCAGCCTGTGTTAATCTGATTTGTGCAATCATGATTGTGACCCGGGTGCTTATTCAGACATTAGACCAACATGTTAAATTGCCATCAGATTAATTTAAAAGGGAGCATGTCTGAAAGGGGCTATACACTCTTGACCCTCTAACAACAAACTGTGAGATGCCCTAGGGTTCATAGGTTTCATAGTGAGCCACAAACAACTACACAAACTTCTGGTTCAAGTACAAACGAACCAAAACAGCAAGTTTATAAATTGCAACTTGCACCTCCTCCAAGAGAGTCTAAAGGCTTCTCGTTGCTGTTGCTCTCCTCGGATCAGTTTTTCTGATCGGGGGGAGCCCGTTTGAtgccctctcactctctccaaGCGAATAAGCTCTAATCCTTCTGGACTCAAGATGACTGAAACTATGCAGGGGACTCTACTAAGGAGAGCAGAGGGGtctcaaactgtttttaaagCCCCCGTCACGATCATGCAGTCCTGGTCTCGCTTTTGTTGTCATGGTGACCGGGGCCTCAAACATTATATAGGCGAGTAGGGGAGAAGAGGGTCAGAGGGCTGACAGGGAGGCCAGGACCCCCTCCTTAGCATCTTAAAGCCTTCAGTCGTTCTATAGCTGTGACTATCTTCCATACGCTCCCAGTTGGCGTTAACAAAAGATAAATGCACATTAACAAATAATGACTAATAATGACTGATGGACGAATCCATGACAACTAGACAACTaactaaatattaatttatagCATGGTctttgtcgattaatctgtggaGTATGTTTCACAATTATTTGCATAATTGTTctctctataaaatgtcagaaaatagtgaaaatgccCAACTAACAGTTGAGCCAACAgtaaagatattcaatttactatcATAAATGATGACGAAAAGCAGCCCattctcacatttaagaagctggaacctGTGAATGTTCTGCATCTTTGCCTCTTAAATGActcaaactatttattttacatgtttatCCGTTTCTAGTTATGTGCAGGTTcataccaaaataaaaagatggcatggccaataaaaaaaagatgacagcTGTTTAACTTTGCTCTTTTCtatcaacagaaaaataattgtaaaacgCATGAAAACTTCTCATTTCAGCATTGAAATACTGGAAAAGCAAAACCAACACTGCACGGCACAATTATATTTTAACCACCCCCATAATGTCTACAGTGTCAGCTGACTGTGAGCAGATTGTTTTTGTCTGGGAAAGCCCTTCAAAAGTTTTAATACCCCTCAGTCAGGCAGCAGACAGACGGACTCAGTCACTCCTCCAGCAGGAGGAATGTGCGGGCACACCGGCTAATGAGAGCTAAGACTAAACATGGACAGAATTAGTACTGGTCAGTGTAAGGACGGGGCGACTCTACAGTCACTGCTTTTTCTGATGCATCATCGTTCACATTGCCACATGCTTGTGAGAGGAGAGTTAAAGTAACATTGCTCTCTGCAGCagccaacagcagcagctctggGGATCTGCTGTCACACCAAGGCTTCAGAGTTTTATCCCCAATCTTCCAGCCCTGACACTTTTATAGAATTACTCACAAGAAAAGCAGCATTTAGAGAATCTGCAAttgctgcatttttttaaaatgtgatcgCACTGCATCAAACTGTATGGATCAAACCCTACAAACtaaaagacaacacacactgcaAGTTACACAATTGAGTTCATTGTTTAATTGGTTTTAACCCTGTTTGTTTTCTGGGAATAtgtttaaacacacatttattcagTAATATGCATATGCTGTATACTGTGCACACAGCTCTTCTACAAGACAGGAAGACCCGTA is a window of Sander vitreus isolate 19-12246 chromosome 21, sanVit1, whole genome shotgun sequence DNA encoding:
- the LOC144535934 gene encoding leucine zipper putative tumor suppressor 2 homolog, yielding MALVQALPISAEPHNPGLSGGSRRRHPSGSSSPINAPPSTLDTMGSVSSLIATRPGNYEDHRSVVELGARVRRPTPGASCLGSESPLDSLLLQTIQKQNSMTSSRELEKESGNGNYTYLNEDYVGDWNDNHVTRASPGSDADETKGSQLNGNMGGPPPKLIPVSGKLEKNMEKTVLRPTAFKPVIPKNRTSMQYLSPRHCANISESQNNLNLLSPTHIEASPSCSEKSSSYSRGRNSGGGGGSSHSGQLTDSGRNSLSSLPPYNSGGYSLASGEASASHLEPMKSAPPVSGHGHSNSDSGRSSSSKSTGSGSISGRGQPLSDSGSSGRSPGPVEGYEGVVRDLEDKLRERELELLQLRDNLDENEAAICQVYEEKQKRFELELEELRQGCATRMQVASQKAQRAQQVLQLQVYQLQQEKKKLQEDFAQLLKEREQLDERCTSYEHEKIQLGPRLEESKWEVCQKSGEISLLKQQLKDVQGELAQRVGEIVSLRGQLRETRGELTNTQVLLQEAHGTTRTRTLELEVCENELQRRKSEAELLREKVGRLEGELAHLRDALANQGTGNRQCQVFHEVEEHLLAYESDEAKAQRQSSSEALQNMKVQMDRMRAELAHERQWAEQQTGGFEEERRIWQEEKDKVIRYQKQLQQNYVQMYRRNRELEQLLQELSQELESREEDEGSGNEINFDEIAATEI